The Glycine soja cultivar W05 chromosome 3, ASM419377v2, whole genome shotgun sequence genome window below encodes:
- the LOC114405623 gene encoding UDP-galactose/UDP-glucose transporter 4-like, producing MEMLFCSTVVGLPFLIPPMLFTGQLFKAWTSWSRHLYVYGVLVIEAMAAFIGQLSVLSLIAIFGAANTAMITTARKAVTLLLSYLIFTKPLTEQHATGLLLIAMGITMKIFLDDRSNKKALNSSPIANIPKPSEDKELMAQSDYAGEHEESRPLV from the exons ATGGAAATGCTTTTCTGCTCTACTGTGGTGGGATTGCCTTTCTTGATTCCTCCCATGCTTTTCACAGGACAGTTATTCAAAGCATGGACATCATGGTCACGG CATCTATATGTGTATGGAGTATTAGTTATTGAAGCAATGGCCGCATTTATTGGCCAACTCTCTGTGCTGTCACTCATTGCCATTTTTGGAGCTGCCAACACAGCCATG ATAACAACGGCAAGAAAGGCAGTGACATTGCTACTATCATACCTCATATTTACAAAACCATTGACAGAACAACATGCAACTGGACTCCTACTCATAGCTATGGGGATTACAATGAAGATATTTCTTGATGACAGATCCAACAAGAAGGCCTTGAACTCTTCTCCAATTGCTAATATTCCAAAACCTTCTGAGGACAAAGAACTGATGGCGCAATCAGATTATGCAGGTGAACATGAAGAAAGCAGACCATTGGTTTAG